TGCTTCGAGCGAAATGGAAGCAATCGGATCCCAGTCGTGTGTTCGTTTGTTTATGGCGATCGGTTGcacaaaaaaaattgatttatgggaaatttattttatttatgcgGAGTTGTCTACTAATACACGCTGAAGTTTCTCGGAATTACTGCCCGACACAGACGCCTACCACGACAGTGCTGCCCAGTCAGAGGTCGTGGAGGCTTGAgtgctgtgtgtgcgtgtgtgtatcaGTGGATGAACTATTGGCAGCACTGGTTAATCTTTTTGTGTATTGGTGAACGAAAAATGCCGGCATACACATGGCCACAGAAGTCTTAAAGTGAGACTTCTGCGGATCGAAGAAATATCAATCCAATCCATTGCATTTTGCGCAGAAGAAGCGATGTCTCACTTTGGGCGACTTTTTCAGTGCTGCCAATTATTTAAGGGAGATAGTTCTCTGCTCTGAGGCATCTATCATGGAACACGAGTGTGTAGAGGCCGGTGCCGCAAATATTTGGAATACTTCATTGCACTTTGATGATTCTCCATCGCCATTTGCACTTGTTGGCTTCAAAAACCATAAGCGCCCTCAAATTCATCCACTAATTGCCTGGCAAGCCGCACATttcgaataaaatatataaatatctacCATTTACCATATTTACCTTCTTTTTTCTGTGGAAAAGATTAAGTTTTTGAAAAACAAAGCACTTTATTTTCACtgtaaaaatggcaaatagtATTTGCAACGAAAATTCCGCGGAGTTCAagtaaagctgctgaaggttGAAAAACTTCATTGTTACTATCGATACATCGATGTTTCTTCAACTATCGATGGAAGAAAGAGCGCCAACTGCTTGGGTTTGATTATTCGTACAATTTTGCTCATGATCCGACATCAAATACCTTAATTTCGATATTCCGTTTAGTATTTTTAAgcatttttaacatttattataaaattaattaacagaCGACTCGGAAATGGCGTAACAGAAGCCCGAGCCAGCTCCGGCCAACTTCACGCGTCCCGGGATTTCCACGAGTGTAGGGCTGCATCTGGAAATTAATcgaaaattgaatttaaagCCAATCCACTGGCAGAAGGGAGATTCTTACACATTCTCTGTACTGTTGTTGCCACAGTTTCCGTGCTCGTTCCAGCCCCAGGTGTAGATCTCGCCGGCTGTAGTCCGCAGCAGGCCGTGCTCTGCCCCCATGTGCACGCGAGCAGGCGTCTGGCCGTCGGGCAGTCGGAGGCTCAGTGGCTGGGGCACCGCCTGCTGCTCGCTGATCGAGCCCGTGCCCAGCTGTCCGTAGCAGTTGCGGCCCCACATGAGGATCTCGTTGTTGCGGAGCAGCGCCGCATTGTGGGTCCAGCCGACGGCCAGCTGCCGCACGTCCTCCTCGAAGAGGAAGGCGTTGGACTGGTCTTTTGACCAGAAATGCCGCCCCACCAAACTCAAAGAGCTGTCAAAGTTGAATAAgttaaagtaaaaaaaaaacgtaaatacattttttaaaaTCTATATGAAGGAGCGGTGGACGTGCCTCAACTGTTAAAGTTGAATGAGTCGAATCCTCCAGAAATcaggaaaaacaaacaaattatGAATATGTACGCAGAAGAATAAACCGTTTGTTTCATCCACGAGATTCGCAATGTACAACTTTCTAGCTTAAGGATTACACATGCATTTTctcaatataaaaacaaagacCTCCTGATTATAGACGTCCGCCACGACCGTATCTGCGACGGAGGCAACTCCTCCGCAGCACCTCCGCAGCACCTCCGCAACTTTTTGTGAAAATATGTTGAACGAAAAATCGgtaaaacattttttttttcatcgAAAAAACATGCCATTCGCAattcatgtttttttttcccatgtaaatttaataaatttttaattgaaagaCATCTGAAGAAGATTCAGTTTAGTCAATAGAAACAGTGCCAGTATTaggaaaaaaatatatacatacatatatgtatgagAAAACAGCTCTTGTCGGCCTTTTTATAGGAAAAGCAGCCTGCAGTCggcgctgcagc
The Drosophila miranda strain MSH22 chromosome XL, D.miranda_PacBio2.1, whole genome shotgun sequence genome window above contains:
- the LOC117187009 gene encoding ultraviolet-B receptor UVR8-like, which encodes MHVSLSLVGRHFWSKDQSNAFLFEEDVRQLAVGWTHNAALLRNNEILMWGRNCYGQLGTGSISEQQAVPQPLSLRLPDGQTPARVHMGAEHGLLRTTAGEIYTWGWNEHGNCGNNSTENVCSPTLVEIPGRVKLAGAGSGFCYAISESSVN